In a genomic window of uncultured Flavobacterium sp.:
- a CDS encoding T9SS type A sorting domain-containing protein, which produces MKRNLLLVLFLLSLSVSSQNYYMTAPEGFGASATGGGTSTPVTVSNYSDLVAKLKLTTKQVILISGTINFSYTSLLVNDKTIIGLPGARLINTDQTAAGSGILNLKPGSNNIIIRNLIFEGPGAYDVDGHDNFTSEATNIWVDHCEFQDGMDGNFDNKGAADNVTISWCKFTYLKAPKAGGSGGADDHRFSDLVGSSKTDAPSDGHYSITFKNCYWAEGCRERMPRGRNAELHILNCYYNTSVSGSLGIGLGGGNNNTTCYVEGTDFSKIGTVFKNYISTDGGTVGVTFSDCLKAPEAYGDAVNKPSYAYSSFPATEVANYLSNTSCGAGATLQVNADGKISSACTFLGISDKAIDLDLKYYPTLIDSLLNIKFSNSENGTAFISIFSSNGSKVYSNSKNISSDENLELNVGNLAEGTYICKIQIENRIKTFKVVKK; this is translated from the coding sequence ATGAAAAGAAATCTACTTCTGGTACTATTTTTACTGAGCTTATCAGTTTCTTCACAAAATTATTACATGACTGCACCTGAAGGATTTGGTGCCTCAGCAACCGGTGGCGGAACTTCAACTCCTGTAACTGTTTCTAATTATTCTGATTTAGTAGCAAAACTTAAATTGACTACTAAACAAGTAATCCTGATCTCTGGAACTATAAACTTCAGTTATACCAGTTTACTCGTTAATGATAAAACGATTATTGGATTACCCGGAGCAAGATTAATAAATACAGATCAAACTGCTGCCGGATCCGGAATTCTTAATTTAAAACCCGGATCAAATAATATTATTATAAGAAACCTGATTTTTGAAGGTCCGGGAGCTTATGATGTTGATGGCCATGATAATTTTACATCAGAAGCTACGAATATTTGGGTAGATCATTGTGAATTTCAAGACGGAATGGATGGTAATTTCGACAATAAAGGAGCAGCCGATAATGTTACTATTTCCTGGTGTAAATTTACTTATCTAAAAGCTCCTAAAGCCGGTGGTTCCGGTGGCGCAGATGATCATAGATTTTCAGATTTGGTAGGTTCTTCAAAAACCGATGCTCCTTCTGACGGTCATTATAGCATTACTTTTAAAAACTGTTATTGGGCCGAAGGTTGTAGAGAGCGTATGCCACGTGGAAGAAATGCCGAACTTCATATTCTAAATTGTTATTATAATACGTCTGTATCTGGCTCATTAGGAATTGGTTTAGGCGGAGGAAATAACAATACAACTTGTTATGTTGAAGGCACCGATTTTTCTAAAATTGGTACTGTATTCAAAAATTACATCAGCACTGATGGAGGAACGGTTGGAGTTACTTTTTCGGACTGTCTTAAAGCACCGGAAGCTTATGGAGATGCTGTTAACAAACCTTCATATGCATATTCCAGTTTTCCGGCTACAGAAGTTGCTAACTATTTATCGAATACTTCATGTGGCGCAGGTGCAACTCTTCAGGTTAATGCTGATGGAAAAATAAGCTCGGCTTGCACTTTTTTAGGAATTAGCGATAAAGCAATTGACCTGGATCTTAAATATTATCCAACGCTTATTGATAGTTTATTAAATATCAAATTTTCTAACAGTGAAAACGGAACCGCTTTTATTAGTATATTTTCTTCAAATGGTTCTAAAGTCTACTCCAATTCAAAAAACATTTCATCTGACGAAAATTTAGAATTAAATGTCGGAAATCTTGCTGAAGGAACTTATATCTGCAAAATTCAGATTGAAAACAGAATTAAAACATTTAAGGTTGTAAAAAAATAA
- the argH gene encoding argininosuccinate lyase — MKLWEKGIPTDKQIEHFTVGNDRELDLVLAKYDALGSIAHAKMLGQIGLLTEEETTSLVDALNEIIADVEKGNFEIEDSFEDVHSKIEYLLTVKLGDAGKKIHTARSRNDQVLVDVHLYLKDELKALKEQVKTLFDLLMESAEKHQNVLLPGYTHLQIAMPSSFGMWFSAYAESFIDDVTMLNAASKIVDQNPLGSAAGYGSSFPINRTFTTQELGFETLKFNAVAAQMSRGKAEKTVAFAMASVAGTLSKFAMDVCLYMSQNFDFIGLPAHLTTGSSIMPHKKNPDVFELIRGKCNKIQALPYEITLITNNLPSGYHRDLQLLKEGLFPALQNLKACLDIAIFSVKDITVKDNILKDKKYDYLFTVDTLNEMVVAGMPFRDAYKAVAEQLEAGTYQSPKETKHTHEGSINNLCLDAIKDKMKAAF; from the coding sequence ATGAAACTTTGGGAAAAAGGAATACCAACAGACAAACAAATCGAGCATTTCACAGTAGGAAACGATCGTGAACTAGATTTGGTTCTTGCAAAATACGATGCTTTAGGTTCTATTGCACATGCAAAAATGTTGGGTCAAATTGGTTTATTAACTGAAGAAGAAACAACTTCTTTAGTTGATGCCTTAAACGAAATCATTGCTGACGTTGAAAAAGGAAACTTCGAAATCGAAGACAGTTTTGAAGACGTACATTCCAAAATAGAATATTTATTGACCGTAAAATTAGGCGATGCCGGAAAGAAAATCCATACGGCGCGTTCTCGTAACGATCAGGTTTTAGTTGATGTTCATTTATATTTGAAAGACGAATTAAAAGCCTTAAAAGAACAAGTAAAAACGTTGTTCGATTTGTTAATGGAATCGGCAGAAAAACACCAAAATGTTTTATTGCCAGGATATACACATTTGCAAATCGCTATGCCATCTTCATTCGGAATGTGGTTTTCTGCTTACGCCGAAAGTTTTATTGACGATGTTACAATGTTAAATGCAGCTTCAAAAATTGTAGATCAGAACCCATTAGGATCTGCTGCAGGTTACGGAAGTTCGTTCCCAATCAACAGAACATTTACAACGCAGGAATTAGGATTTGAAACTTTGAAATTCAATGCTGTTGCAGCACAAATGAGCCGCGGAAAAGCAGAGAAAACTGTTGCATTTGCAATGGCAAGTGTTGCAGGAACTTTATCAAAATTCGCCATGGACGTTTGTTTGTACATGAGCCAAAATTTTGATTTTATTGGTCTTCCGGCGCATCTTACAACAGGTTCTAGTATTATGCCACACAAGAAAAATCCAGATGTATTTGAATTAATCAGAGGAAAATGCAACAAGATTCAGGCACTTCCATACGAAATAACTTTAATTACTAATAATCTACCAAGCGGTTATCACAGAGATTTACAGCTTTTGAAAGAAGGATTATTTCCTGCGCTTCAAAATCTAAAAGCATGTTTGGATATTGCGATTTTCTCGGTAAAAGATATTACAGTAAAAGACAACATTTTAAAAGATAAAAAATACGATTATTTGTTTACAGTAGATACTTTAAACGAAATGGTTGTTGCAGGAATGCCTTTTAGAGATGCATACAAAGCTGTTGCAGAACAATTGGAAGCAGGAACTTATCAATCGCCAAAAGAAACAAAACACACGCACGAAGGCAGTATCAATAATTTATGTCTGGACGCTATTAAAGATAAAATGAAAGCAGCTTTTTAA
- a CDS encoding DUF2157 domain-containing protein, whose translation MIKNTIFDLHFYKVTMNKFDDQATKALLDRNLITENQYQEISSYRNLNIFSLNAELKFFLYLSVLLFTSGIGILIYENIDSIGHIAILSLLLIVIVVCFYYCFKNAKGFQKSETTFEHPVLEYLVLLANILTCIFIGYLQFQYKPFGTHYGLATLIPTVVSFFCAYYFDNKSVLTIAITGLAAYVGLSVTPQDLLNNTNFYADPTLSYSAIILGVLLILWTVYSTRIQLKTHFTIIYLTFALHIISIASINSLVDYYSEGIWLIFAFILAGSSYYFYKVSHNLKAISLYVFMIVYAYIGFNIFLFRVFEHIDFSEIWELFILILPVYFIGSIVVFIKLIKNFNKEIAK comes from the coding sequence ATGATAAAAAACACTATTTTTGATTTGCACTTTTATAAAGTAACTATGAATAAGTTTGACGACCAAGCCACTAAAGCGCTTTTGGATAGAAATCTAATAACGGAGAATCAGTATCAGGAAATAAGTTCCTATCGTAATCTGAATATTTTTTCGCTAAACGCCGAATTAAAGTTTTTTCTCTATTTATCGGTCTTGTTATTTACATCAGGAATCGGAATTTTGATTTATGAAAACATCGATAGTATTGGTCATATCGCCATACTTTCGTTATTATTAATTGTCATTGTGGTTTGTTTTTATTACTGTTTTAAAAACGCAAAAGGCTTCCAGAAATCCGAAACTACTTTTGAACATCCTGTTTTGGAATATTTAGTTTTATTGGCTAATATTCTGACTTGTATTTTTATAGGTTATTTGCAATTTCAGTATAAACCTTTCGGAACACATTACGGATTAGCAACTTTAATTCCAACGGTTGTCAGTTTCTTTTGTGCTTATTATTTCGATAATAAAAGTGTTTTAACTATCGCAATTACTGGTTTGGCTGCTTATGTTGGACTTTCGGTAACGCCTCAGGATTTATTAAATAATACAAATTTTTATGCAGATCCAACTTTAAGTTATTCTGCAATAATACTTGGAGTTTTACTTATTTTATGGACAGTTTACAGCACAAGGATTCAGTTAAAAACTCATTTTACGATTATTTATCTAACATTTGCTTTGCACATTATAAGCATTGCGTCGATCAATAGTTTAGTCGATTATTACAGCGAAGGCATTTGGTTGATTTTTGCTTTTATTCTGGCGGGTTCATCGTATTATTTTTATAAAGTAAGTCATAATCTTAAGGCGATTTCGTTATATGTTTTTATGATTGTCTATGCTTATATAGGCTTTAATATTTTCTTATTCCGAGTTTTTGAGCATATTGATTTTTCAGAAATTTGGGAGTTATTTATTTTAATTCTTCCGGTTTATTTCATTGGCTCAATAGTCGTATTTATTAAACTTATTAAAAACTTCAATAAAGAAATTGCAAAATGA